The following nucleotide sequence is from Pseudomonas sessilinigenes.
ACTCAAGGTCTCGCCGACGAACTTGTCCACGGTGTCCAGGTCGGTCACCAGGTGAGTGCTCACGGTGCCGCCCCCCAGGCTTTCATACTCACCCAGGGAAATGCGCTTGAGGCGCTCGATCAAACGGACGCGGATGCGGTAGACGATGTCCTTGGCCAGGCTGGCGAACAGTCGCGCCTGGACCACGTTGAACACCAGGGCCGAGCATCGCAGGATCAGGGTCACCAGCAACATCAACCCGATGTAGCCGGCAGCGCTGTGCCAGGAACCCGGCAGGAAGCGCTGCATGATCTGCAACGCTCCATCGCCATGCCCCAGCAACACTTCATCCACCAGCAACGGCAGCAACAGCGGAATGGGCACACTGCACAGGGTGGCCAGGACCGCCACACCGTTGGCGATCCACAACGACCGCTTGTGCTGCAGGGCCAGGCGGCGGATTTCCGCCCAACTCAGACGATCGACGGCCTTCGCGCCAGCGCCTGGATCGACCGGCTCAGGCACAGGCGGCACGCTCCAGCCAACGCCCCAGCAGCGGCGACAATTGGTCGAGCGGCTGGTAGCCGTTGGTCAGCAGCGCCAGCTGGCCATTGCGTTCGGCCAGCAAGGTGGGAAACCCGGCGATCCCCAGATCCTGGACCCAGGTGAAATCCGCCGCCGTGGCCGCATGCTGGTCAGCCCGGTCGAACGCTGCGGCGAATTCGATGCGCGGCACCCCGGCCTGCTCGGCCAGCTCCACCAGGACACTGGCCAGGGTCACATCCCGACCCTCGACGTAGAACGCCCGCTGGATCAGGCCCAGCAGGCTCCAGGCACAATCTGCTGCCAGCCCGCGAGCCGTGACGATGGCCCGGCAGGCCGGCTCGGTGTCGTAGACGAACCCGTCAGGCAAAGCCCCCTCGAACGTGAAGGGCTGGCCGGTCGCCTGTTGCACCGCCTGCCAGTGCTCGAGGATATAGCGCCGGGTATTGGGCTCCAGCGCCGAGCCACTGCCGGTGCGCAACCCGCCCACCACCAGGTGCAGTTCGACCCCGGCGGCCTTCGCCTGCTCGGCAAGGGCCTGGGCCACGGGCGCAAACCCCCAGCACCATGAACACATCGGGTCCATCACATACAGCAGGCGGGCAGACATGGCTCAGGCCTCGGTGGATGCTTGCTTGTAGTTGTAGCCAATCGGGTGCGGCTGGTTGCGAGCCTTGGCCAACTCGATCTGCTTCTGCCGGTCGATGGCGCTGCGGCGGGTCTTCTCGCTCAGCGTATCCCAGCAATGTGGGCAACTGATGCCAGGCACGTAGTGCTCGGAAGTGCGCTCCTCGACGCTCACCGGAGTACGGCAGGCATGACATTGATCGTAGTCGCCTTCGCTGAGGTCGTGACGTACGGTGACCCGGTTGTCGAACACGAAGCAGTCGCCCTGCCACTTGCTTTCTTGCTGCGGCACTTCCTCGAGGTACTTGAGGATCCCGCCCTTGAGGTGGAACACCTCGCCGAAACCTTCGCTGAGCATGTAGCTCGAAGCCTTCTCGCAGCGAATGCCGCCGGTGCAGAACATCGCCACTTTCTTGTGCTTGCTGGGGTCGAAGTTGGCCCGGATGTAGTCCGGGAACTCACGGAAGGTGGTGGTCTTCGGATCGATGGCGCCCTCGAAGGTGCCAATGGACACTTCATAGTCGTTGCGAGTATCGATCAGCAGCACCTCGGGGTCGCTGATCAGGGCGTTCCAGTCCTGGGGCTCGACATAGGTCCCGACCTGCTTGTTCGGGTCCACGCCCGGCACACCCAGGGTGACGATTTCCTTCTTGAGCTTGACCTTGGTGCGGTAGAACGGCTGCTCGTCGCAGTACGACTCCTTGTGGTCGATGTCGTGCATGCGCGGGTCGTTCTTGAGCCAGGCCAGCAGGCCGTCGATACCTTCGCGGCTGCCGGAAACCGTGCCATTGATGCCTTCCTCGGCGATCAGCAGGGTGCCCTTGATGCCGTTGTCGAGCATGGCCTGCAGCAAAGGCTCGCGCAGGCTGACGTAATCTTCCAGGGTGACGAACTTGTACAGTGCCGCCACGACGATGGGTTGAGTCATGGGTAATCTCCAGGTGGCTACCCTCGCAAAGGGTGAACCGGATGCAAAAAAAAACGCGCCGGCTAAGCGGCGCGTTGCGTATTGTAACAGGAAGGCGGTGGCAAGCTCCAAGTCTCGAATGGCAAGCGACCCACCGAGCCGGAAATCCCGGAGTTGCAGCCTGCCGCCGAAGCCCGCGGCTACTCCTAGGGATGACCACCGGCACAGGTTGGCGAAGCCGGGGCCGCGCCGATCGTTTCCCACTCCTGGGGCGTATAGGTATGCAGCGCCAGGGCATGGAACTGGCCCATCAGCTCGCCCAGGGTGGCGTAGACCTTTTGATGGCGCTTGACGCTGTTGAGGCCGGCGAACTGCTCGCTGACCAGCACCGCCTTGAAGTGGGTTTGCAAACCACGGCTATGCATGTGGCTTTCATCCAACACTTGCAAATGCTCAGGCTGCAGGCCCGCCAGCGCCGTTTCGATCCGTTGTTGCATGGTCATCACGAGCTCCGCTTACTTCTTCTTCGCCGGAGCGGCCTTCGGCTCCAGCTCAGCGGTCATGTCGGCCAGCAGCTTGTTGACCACCGGTACCGCGCTTTCCAGCTTGCCCTGGGTCATCTGCGCCGATTGCTGGGTCAGCTGGGGCATTTTTTCCAGGACTTTCTTGCCCAGCGGCGACTGGTAGAAAGCCACCAGGTCCTTGAGCTCCGATTCACTGAAGTTGCTGGTGTAGAGCTTGACCATGTCCGGCTTCAGCTTGTTCCAGCCGATCGCCTGGTCCAGGGCGGCATTGGCCTTGGCCTGGTAGGTTTCCAGCAGCGCGCGCTTGGACTCCGGAGCCTTGGTCTGCTCGAAGCGCTGGGCGAACATCTGCTGGACTTGCATGTAGACCGGGGTACCGAGCTTGTCGGCATGGGCCAGGGTCAGGAAGGCCTCGGCACTGGCGTTGTGGCTGGCGGTATCGGCGAGAACCTGGCCGCTGGCACACACCAGAGCAACCGCGGTACAGATGGCGCGAAGACGAGTCATCGAGTTTCCTTTTCTAGCAAGCGAGGTAAAACCCCAAGGGCGCCCATTCTGCGCCTATTGATCCGCGTCCCTCAACCCCGGCCCAGGACAGCCCCGGGTTTGCCCGGGCAAACCCGACAAAACCCGGTCAAGGGAACCCGGGCCACGGATCACGGCCTAAACTGGCCAGTCAGACTAGGAGGATCGCCACGATGAATCGAATCGAAACTGACAGCCTGGGCCAGGTTGAAGTCCCGCAGGAAGCCTACTGGGGCGCGCAGACCCAACGCTCGCTGGTCAACTTCGCCATTGGCAGCGAACGCATGCCACTCTCGGTGCTGCATGCCCTGGCCTTGATCAAGAAAGCCGCCGCCCGGGTCAACAACCGTAACGGCGATCTGCCCGCCGACATCGCCCGGCTGATCGAACAAGCCGCCGACGAAGTGCTGGCCGGCGAGCATGACGACCAGTTCCCGCTCGTGGTGTGGCAAACCGGCAGCGGCACCCAAAGCAACATGAATGTCAACGAGGTCCTGGCCGGACGGGCCAACGAACTGGCTGGCAACCCTCGCGGCGGCAAGACGCCAGTGCATCCCAACGACCACGTCAATCGCTCGCAGAGCTCCAACGACTGCTTCCCCACGGCAATGCACATCGCCGCGGCCCAGGCCGTGCAGTTCCAGTTGCTGCCGGCCATCACCGAGCTGTCCGGCGGCCTGGCCGAGCTGTCGGCAAGGCACATGAAGCTGGTGAAGACCGGGCGTACCCACATGATGGATGCCACACCGATCACCTTCGGCCAGGAAGTCTCGGCGTTCATCGCCCAATTGAGCTACGCCGAACGTGCGATCCGCGCTGCCCTGCCGGCCATTTGCGAACTGGCCCAGGGCGGGACCGCCGTGGGCACCGGACTCAACTCGCCCCACGGCTTCGGGGAAGCCATTGCCGCCGAACTGGCTGCTTTGTCTGGCCTGCCGTTCGTCACCGCGCCGAACAAGTTCGCGGCCCTGGCCGGCCATGAACCACTGACCACCCTGTCCGGCGCGCTCAAGACCCTGGCCGTGTGCCTGATGAAGATCGCCAACGACTTGCGCCTGCTGGGCTCGGGCCCCCGGGCCGGGCTGGCGGAAGTCAAGCTGCCGGCCAACGAGCCGGGCAGCTCGATCATGCCGGGCAAGGTCAACCCGACCCAGTGCGAAGCCCTGTCGATGCTGGCCTGCCAAGTGATGGGCAACGACACCACCATTGGTTTTGCCGCCAGCCAGGGCCACCTGCAGTTGAACGTGTTCAAACCGGTGATCATCCACAACCTGCTGCAATCGATCCGCCTGCTGGCCGATGGCTGCAGCAACTTCCAGCACCACTGCATTGCCGGCCTGGAACCCGATCCAGTGCAAATGGCCGCCCATCTGGAACGTGGCCTGATGCTGGTAACGGCGCTCAACACCCATATCGGCTACGACAAGGCCGCCGAGATCGCCAAGAAGGCCTATGCCGAAAACCTGACCCTGCGCGAAGCGGCCCTGGCACTGGGCTACCTGGACGATGCGCAGTTCGACGCCTGGGTTCGTCCGGAAAACATGCTGGAAGCCGGAAAACAGGGCTGATACCGAAAGCGGGCGGTTGTCTGCACGAAACCGCCCGTGATCGTCACCCGACGGCGCCGCGCCGACGCCGTGCCCGCAGCCCTTCGATCAGCGACGGCCCCAGGGCCGTCAACGCAGACCCCAGCACCACCAGCAGCGCACCGCCGTAACCCAGGCCGTTGATCTGTTCCGCGTGCACGTACGCCGGCCACATCCAGGCCGCCCAGGCCACGGCGGCGAAGGTCACCAGCGGGGTGATGGCCAGGGTCGCGCTGACCCGCGATGCCTCCCAATGGGCCAGGGCTTCGGCAAACGCGCCATAGGCCACCAGGGTATTGAGGCAGCAGGCCAGCAACAGCCAACCTTGCAATGGCGTCAGCGCCAGGACCTCCAACGGATGAACCCAGGGCGTGAGCAGCAAGGCGCAGGACAGGTAGATCACCATCATTACCTGCAACGAGTTCCACACACTCAACAGCTGCTTCTGGCCCAGGGCATAGAAGGTCCAGACCGCCGATGCCGCCAGCACGGTGAGCACGCCAGCGGTGTAGTCGCCCAGGGACGTCAGCAACTCGGCCAGGCGCTGGTTGAAGAACAACCCAAACCCCACCAGCAACACCAGCAGGCCCAGGCCCTGCCCCAGGCTGAAGCGCTCCTTGAACACCAGCACACTGGCGATCAGCAGCAAGATCGGCCCCATCTGCACCACCAGTTGCGCGGTGCCCGGGCTCAACAGGTTCAGGCCCATCAGGTACAGCACGTAGTTGCCCACCAGGCCGCCCACAGCAAGTGGCACCAGCCAGGCGCCCCGCGGCCCGAGCCGTCGCCAGTCGGGCAAGCGCCGTACCGCCGCCAGGTAGATCAACAGGCACCCGCCGGACACCAGCAAGCGAAACCAGGTCACCGTGACCGGGTCCATCGCTTGCAGCACTTGCTTGAGCTTGATGGGCAGGATGCCCCAGAGCACCGCGGTCACCAACGCGAGGAACAGGCCATAGGCCCAACGACCGGATGAAACGTGCATGCCAACCCCACAAAACCTGCCAGCGACGGGCACATTCTAGGGCCGCAGCCCAGGGTGACACAGCAGCCGTGAGCGGCCGAGCGCAAACAGGACAGTCCAGGTCGCAAACACGCAAGCCGGCCCCATCGGAGCCGGCTCGTATAGCGCCAATCAGCCTAGCGCACGGCCTCGAACAGCCCGGTAGCGCCCATGCCGCCACCCACGCACATGGTGACGATGCCGTAGCGCAGGTTGCGCCGCTGCAGCTCACGCACCAGGTGCCCGACCTGGCGCGAGCCGGTCATGCCATAGGGGTGGCCGATGGCGATCGAGCCGCCATTGACGTTGTAGCGGGCGTTGTCGATCTCCAGGCGCTCGCGGGCATACAGGCACTGGGAAGCGAAGGCCTCGTTGAGTTCCCACAAGTCGATGTCGGCGATGCTCAGGCCCTTGGCCTTGAGCAGCTTGGGTACCGAGAACACCGGGCCGATGCCCATCTCGTCCGGCTCGCAGCCAGCCACAGTGAAGCCACGGAAGAACGCCTTGGGCTTGAGCCCCAGGGCCAGCGCCCGCTCCAGGCTCATCACCAGGGTCATCGAGGCCCCATCGGACAACTGCGAGGAGTTGCCAGCGGTGACCGAACCATCCTCGGCAAACACCGGCTTGAGCGCCGCCAGGTTCTCCAGGGTGGTGTCCGGGCGGTTGCAGTCGTCGCGATCCACCACGCCATCGAGGATCTGCACCTGCCCGGTGTTCTTGTCCTCGACCTTGTACTTGACCGCCATCGGCACGATCTCGTCGTCGAACAGGCCGGCGGCCTGGGCCTGGGCGGTGCGCTGCTGGCTCTGCAGGGCGTAGCGGTCCTGGCTTTCACGGCTTACGTTATAGCGTCGAGCCACCACCTCGGCGGTCTGGCCCATGGGGAAATAGATGCCTGGTACCTGCTCCTTGAGCAATGGATTGATCAGGTTCTCGGTATTGACGCTCTTCATGGTCAGGCTGATGGATTCCA
It contains:
- a CDS encoding DsbA family protein, encoding MCSWCWGFAPVAQALAEQAKAAGVELHLVVGGLRTGSGSALEPNTRRYILEHWQAVQQATGQPFTFEGALPDGFVYDTEPACRAIVTARGLAADCAWSLLGLIQRAFYVEGRDVTLASVLVELAEQAGVPRIEFAAAFDRADQHAATAADFTWVQDLGIAGFPTLLAERNGQLALLTNGYQPLDQLSPLLGRWLERAACA
- the trhO gene encoding oxygen-dependent tRNA uridine(34) hydroxylase TrhO, with the protein product MTQPIVVAALYKFVTLEDYVSLREPLLQAMLDNGIKGTLLIAEEGINGTVSGSREGIDGLLAWLKNDPRMHDIDHKESYCDEQPFYRTKVKLKKEIVTLGVPGVDPNKQVGTYVEPQDWNALISDPEVLLIDTRNDYEVSIGTFEGAIDPKTTTFREFPDYIRANFDPSKHKKVAMFCTGGIRCEKASSYMLSEGFGEVFHLKGGILKYLEEVPQQESKWQGDCFVFDNRVTVRHDLSEGDYDQCHACRTPVSVEERTSEHYVPGISCPHCWDTLSEKTRRSAIDRQKQIELAKARNQPHPIGYNYKQASTEA
- a CDS encoding BolA family protein — translated: MTMQQRIETALAGLQPEHLQVLDESHMHSRGLQTHFKAVLVSEQFAGLNSVKRHQKVYATLGELMGQFHALALHTYTPQEWETIGAAPASPTCAGGHP
- a CDS encoding DUF2059 domain-containing protein, whose product is MTRLRAICTAVALVCASGQVLADTASHNASAEAFLTLAHADKLGTPVYMQVQQMFAQRFEQTKAPESKRALLETYQAKANAALDQAIGWNKLKPDMVKLYTSNFSESELKDLVAFYQSPLGKKVLEKMPQLTQQSAQMTQGKLESAVPVVNKLLADMTAELEPKAAPAKKK
- a CDS encoding class II fumarate hydratase, which translates into the protein MNRIETDSLGQVEVPQEAYWGAQTQRSLVNFAIGSERMPLSVLHALALIKKAAARVNNRNGDLPADIARLIEQAADEVLAGEHDDQFPLVVWQTGSGTQSNMNVNEVLAGRANELAGNPRGGKTPVHPNDHVNRSQSSNDCFPTAMHIAAAQAVQFQLLPAITELSGGLAELSARHMKLVKTGRTHMMDATPITFGQEVSAFIAQLSYAERAIRAALPAICELAQGGTAVGTGLNSPHGFGEAIAAELAALSGLPFVTAPNKFAALAGHEPLTTLSGALKTLAVCLMKIANDLRLLGSGPRAGLAEVKLPANEPGSSIMPGKVNPTQCEALSMLACQVMGNDTTIGFAASQGHLQLNVFKPVIIHNLLQSIRLLADGCSNFQHHCIAGLEPDPVQMAAHLERGLMLVTALNTHIGYDKAAEIAKKAYAENLTLREAALALGYLDDAQFDAWVRPENMLEAGKQG
- a CDS encoding DMT family transporter; this translates as MHVSSGRWAYGLFLALVTAVLWGILPIKLKQVLQAMDPVTVTWFRLLVSGGCLLIYLAAVRRLPDWRRLGPRGAWLVPLAVGGLVGNYVLYLMGLNLLSPGTAQLVVQMGPILLLIASVLVFKERFSLGQGLGLLVLLVGFGLFFNQRLAELLTSLGDYTAGVLTVLAASAVWTFYALGQKQLLSVWNSLQVMMVIYLSCALLLTPWVHPLEVLALTPLQGWLLLACCLNTLVAYGAFAEALAHWEASRVSATLAITPLVTFAAVAWAAWMWPAYVHAEQINGLGYGGALLVVLGSALTALGPSLIEGLRARRRRGAVG
- a CDS encoding thiolase family protein; the protein is MREVVIVDSVRTGLAKSFRGKFNQTRPDDMAAHCVNALLARTGIDPASVEDCIVGAGSNEGAQGYNIGRNVAVLSALGTGTAGMTLNRFCSSGLQAIAIAANQIASGCSDIIVAGGVESISLTMKSVNTENLINPLLKEQVPGIYFPMGQTAEVVARRYNVSRESQDRYALQSQQRTAQAQAAGLFDDEIVPMAVKYKVEDKNTGQVQILDGVVDRDDCNRPDTTLENLAALKPVFAEDGSVTAGNSSQLSDGASMTLVMSLERALALGLKPKAFFRGFTVAGCEPDEMGIGPVFSVPKLLKAKGLSIADIDLWELNEAFASQCLYARERLEIDNARYNVNGGSIAIGHPYGMTGSRQVGHLVRELQRRNLRYGIVTMCVGGGMGATGLFEAVR